The following are encoded together in the Kribbella sp. CA-293567 genome:
- a CDS encoding alpha/beta hydrolase, with translation MSARLLRATAALTAVAMLVPGVANATSRGPAVPKINWGTCGADPQLAPFQCATVEVPTDYDRPRGATTTIALTRLPAGDPARKIGTLFTNPGGPGGSGVEFVQKEAQKAYRDKVRARFDILGFDPRGVGKSDQVTCFPTAAEEAALISTAPHIPLNKTEFQAGLTMVKKLSQACAKRSGDRMAHFSTANVVRDMDLLRQAVGDRKLTYAGYSYGTFLGATYARYFPSHVRGMVLDGTADPVAYSDSDGDPRPFGIRSGQGPAGAEAFAQFTAECKKAGPQECSLAALGDPAVVAERVLQGLTKKPGELTGPDGTKVQVNYGEVVTSTFQKLYDPTSWRALADLYAQLAGPAGAAPRTTAAAVLPSSEAYTSHGSFMQTCVDGPSTGRPREYAAWMDKEHRIAPHFGRYAALIGLDCEFFPIKDHDAYRGSQWHNTVQAPVMVVGTRYDPATPYKNTRPYADLFPRGRMVTYEGWGHVASMQNTCVDRLVETYLVDLEAPADNTTCTPDRRPFDPKGTN, from the coding sequence TTGTCAGCACGACTACTACGGGCGACGGCAGCGCTGACCGCTGTCGCGATGCTCGTACCAGGGGTCGCGAACGCCACCTCTCGCGGACCAGCGGTACCGAAGATCAACTGGGGAACCTGCGGGGCCGACCCGCAGCTCGCGCCGTTCCAGTGCGCCACCGTCGAAGTCCCGACCGACTACGACCGGCCGCGGGGAGCGACCACCACCATCGCGCTGACCCGGTTGCCGGCCGGCGATCCCGCGCGCAAGATCGGCACCCTGTTCACCAACCCGGGCGGACCCGGCGGTTCGGGGGTCGAGTTCGTGCAGAAGGAAGCCCAGAAGGCGTACCGGGACAAGGTGCGGGCACGGTTCGACATCTTGGGCTTCGACCCTCGGGGCGTCGGCAAGTCGGATCAGGTGACCTGCTTCCCGACGGCCGCCGAGGAAGCGGCGCTGATCAGCACCGCTCCTCACATCCCGCTGAACAAGACCGAGTTCCAGGCCGGGCTCACGATGGTCAAGAAGCTCAGCCAGGCGTGCGCGAAGCGCTCAGGCGACCGGATGGCACACTTCTCTACTGCCAACGTCGTACGGGACATGGATCTGCTCCGGCAGGCCGTCGGTGACCGCAAACTGACCTACGCCGGCTACTCCTACGGCACGTTCCTGGGAGCCACCTACGCGCGGTACTTCCCGAGCCACGTCCGCGGCATGGTGCTCGACGGAACCGCCGACCCGGTCGCCTACTCCGATTCCGACGGGGATCCACGCCCGTTCGGGATCCGGTCCGGCCAGGGGCCGGCCGGGGCCGAGGCGTTCGCGCAGTTCACCGCAGAGTGCAAGAAGGCCGGCCCGCAAGAGTGCTCGCTCGCGGCCCTTGGCGATCCCGCGGTCGTCGCCGAACGTGTCCTGCAAGGACTGACGAAGAAGCCCGGCGAGCTGACCGGTCCTGACGGGACGAAGGTGCAGGTCAACTACGGCGAGGTGGTGACCTCGACGTTCCAGAAGCTGTACGACCCCACCAGTTGGCGCGCCCTCGCGGACCTCTATGCCCAGCTGGCCGGCCCCGCCGGCGCCGCTCCCCGAACGACGGCAGCCGCCGTCCTGCCGTCCAGCGAGGCGTACACGTCGCACGGCTCCTTCATGCAGACGTGCGTCGACGGCCCGTCGACCGGCCGGCCCCGTGAATACGCCGCCTGGATGGACAAGGAGCACCGGATCGCACCGCACTTCGGCCGGTACGCCGCCCTGATCGGCCTGGACTGCGAGTTCTTCCCGATCAAGGACCACGACGCCTACCGCGGCAGCCAATGGCACAACACCGTCCAGGCACCCGTGATGGTCGTCGGCACGCGCTACGACCCGGCCACGCCCTACAAGAACACCCGCCCGTACGCCGACCTGTTCCCCCGTGGCCGGATGGTCACCTACGAGGGGTGGGGGCACGTCGCCTCGATGCAGAACACCTGCGTCGACCGGCTGGTCGAGACCTACCTGGTCGACCTCGAAGCGCCTGCCGACAACACCACTTGTACTCCCGACCGCCGCCCCTTCGATCCGAAGGGGACGAACTGA
- a CDS encoding LysR family transcriptional regulator, translated as MPWLLDPRHLLTLEAVVRLGSFAAAADELGYTQSAVSQQIAELERRIGVRVVDRRPVRPTAAGDVLLAAEASIQATMSTTAAELAALDEGLTGTVRLGAFISAAVSIVPAALTQLRKSNPGLHVVLRQLETADSYAALLRGDLDLAVTFDYDRDPQPEPEGIVRRLIRTDPVLIALPASHPLAGQKTVDPAEVDPDSWITTPVTAPHLNPPADASGTRPSLEFRGDDFRTALKLVAEGLGAALLPELALTDAPPGVIGRPLLGETLTRYVYLCRIQSHRVPAAVAQLEGYLAVN; from the coding sequence GTGCCCTGGCTTCTCGATCCCCGCCACCTACTCACACTGGAAGCCGTCGTGAGGCTCGGCTCGTTCGCCGCGGCGGCTGACGAACTGGGTTACACACAGTCGGCCGTTTCCCAGCAGATCGCCGAACTCGAACGACGCATCGGGGTCAGAGTGGTCGACCGCCGCCCGGTCCGCCCCACCGCGGCCGGCGACGTACTGCTGGCCGCGGAAGCGTCCATCCAAGCCACCATGAGCACCACCGCGGCCGAACTGGCAGCCCTCGACGAAGGCCTCACCGGGACGGTGCGCCTCGGAGCGTTCATCAGCGCAGCGGTCTCCATCGTCCCTGCGGCACTGACCCAACTGCGAAAGTCGAACCCGGGCCTCCACGTCGTACTCCGGCAACTCGAGACGGCCGACAGCTACGCGGCGCTGCTCCGCGGCGACCTCGACCTCGCGGTGACCTTCGACTACGACCGCGACCCGCAGCCAGAGCCGGAAGGAATCGTCCGTCGGCTCATCCGTACCGATCCAGTACTCATCGCCCTCCCCGCCTCACATCCGCTGGCCGGCCAGAAAACCGTCGATCCAGCTGAGGTCGATCCGGACTCCTGGATCACCACTCCGGTCACGGCACCCCACCTGAACCCGCCGGCCGATGCGTCGGGCACCCGTCCCTCGCTGGAGTTTCGGGGAGACGACTTCCGGACCGCCCTCAAACTGGTCGCCGAAGGGCTCGGCGCCGCACTCCTGCCCGAACTGGCTCTCACCGACGCACCCCCGGGAGTCATCGGCCGTCCCCTCCTCGGCGAAACCCTCACGCGGTACGTGTATCTGTGCCGCATCCAGAGCCACCGCGTCCCTGCGGCGGTCGCTCAACTCGAGGGGTACCTCGCCGTCAACTGA
- a CDS encoding 1-aminocyclopropane-1-carboxylate deaminase/D-cysteine desulfhydrase — protein sequence MDLLGLDTAIGKLPRQSVGFYPTPFHALRNLSAAYGVNFFLKREDLAGPGTISGSKTRLSEFILGKAVEDGVTHVITQGVYLTNSGLQFAAACRVAGLTPILYLTRDTTRHGEIGEYRGNLLLNKTMGVETHFLATDGGAYWDAEEDQARVLEAMQARQAELEAAGHRVLVVPTGGAHADGFVAHALTFKEMLEQSDALGVSLDLIYHTIGTGTSLPGMLAAKLMTGHPVRFRSIAICAYDEGGWMSPSVIVERVKEVLGTLGADVPADEVIRAEIEVDQRFIGEDYAVPSAESIAAIRELARHEGVFVGPVYTGKGFAGLLDHVRTGRIEPGSNIAFLHTGDTGNLFEIPAVVGDVTS from the coding sequence ATGGACCTTCTTGGACTGGACACCGCCATCGGCAAGCTGCCGCGACAGAGCGTCGGCTTCTACCCCACCCCGTTCCATGCGCTGCGGAACCTTTCGGCGGCGTACGGGGTGAACTTCTTCCTCAAGCGTGAGGACCTCGCCGGACCCGGAACGATCAGCGGCAGCAAGACCCGGCTGTCGGAGTTCATCCTCGGCAAGGCGGTCGAGGACGGCGTCACCCACGTCATCACGCAGGGCGTCTACCTCACGAACTCCGGGCTGCAGTTCGCCGCGGCCTGTCGCGTTGCCGGTCTCACGCCGATCCTCTATCTCACGCGGGACACCACCAGGCACGGGGAGATCGGGGAGTACCGCGGGAACCTGTTGCTGAACAAGACCATGGGCGTCGAGACGCACTTCCTCGCAACCGACGGTGGCGCGTACTGGGACGCCGAAGAGGACCAAGCCCGTGTGCTCGAAGCGATGCAGGCCCGCCAGGCCGAGCTCGAGGCAGCGGGGCACCGAGTGCTCGTGGTGCCGACCGGCGGGGCCCACGCCGATGGTTTCGTCGCGCATGCGCTGACGTTCAAGGAGATGCTGGAGCAGTCCGACGCGCTGGGGGTCTCGCTGGACCTGATCTACCACACCATCGGAACCGGCACCTCGCTGCCGGGAATGCTGGCGGCGAAGCTGATGACCGGGCATCCGGTGCGGTTCCGGTCGATCGCCATCTGTGCGTACGACGAGGGTGGCTGGATGAGCCCGAGCGTGATCGTCGAGCGGGTGAAGGAGGTGCTCGGAACGCTCGGCGCCGACGTCCCGGCCGACGAGGTGATCCGTGCCGAGATCGAGGTCGATCAGCGCTTCATCGGCGAGGACTATGCCGTGCCGTCCGCCGAGAGCATCGCCGCCATCCGCGAACTCGCCCGGCACGAGGGCGTCTTCGTCGGGCCCGTCTACACCGGCAAGGGTTTCGCCGGCCTGCTCGACCACGTACGCACCGGCAGGATCGAGCCCGGCAGCAACATCGCCTTCCTCCACACCGGAGACACCGGCAACCTGTTCGAGATCCCAGCGGTGGTGGGTGACGTCACAAGCTGA
- a CDS encoding cryptochrome/photolyase family protein, with protein MTSPGPVIMWFRRDLRLAGNLAVAQAAAAGDGRALAVFVLDPRLLRAAGERRRNYLAWSLDALNKQLGGRLVLRSGDPAVVLTQLAEEVSATQVLFTADFGPYGGRRDAEVTDALHAGGVRATAVGSPYAVDPGSVVKQDGTPFGVFSPFFRAWQQQARTAPASTPEVSWAEAPTEPPLQRRAPETAGEVAATATWQRYCAVITDYKQRRNRPDLDATSRLSAALKYGEIHPLTILRDLAGQTTPGAKAYVRELAWREFCADLLLRYPDAATEPIRTAFTAMAYDEPGAAFDAWCAGRTGYPLVDAGMRQLLHEGYMHNRARMTTASFLVKDLHVHWKHGARWFMNQLRDGDLASNSLNWQWVAGCGVDPAPYYRIFNPILQGKKFDPDGSYVRRWVPELREVPAPQIHEPWQHPAAGGYPAPIVDHATARAEALRRYEAVRELGQ; from the coding sequence ATGACGAGTCCAGGTCCAGTGATCATGTGGTTCCGGCGGGATCTGCGGTTGGCCGGCAACCTGGCCGTCGCGCAGGCGGCCGCTGCCGGCGACGGGCGGGCGCTCGCCGTCTTCGTCCTGGATCCGCGGCTGCTGAGGGCCGCGGGCGAACGACGTCGCAACTACCTGGCCTGGTCTTTGGATGCCTTGAACAAGCAACTCGGCGGCCGTTTGGTGCTCAGATCAGGCGATCCCGCCGTAGTGCTGACACAACTGGCCGAAGAGGTATCAGCGACGCAAGTCCTCTTCACCGCCGACTTCGGACCGTACGGCGGCCGCCGCGACGCCGAAGTGACCGACGCGTTGCACGCAGGCGGAGTACGGGCCACCGCGGTCGGTTCGCCGTACGCGGTGGATCCCGGATCGGTGGTCAAGCAAGACGGTACGCCGTTCGGGGTGTTCAGCCCGTTCTTCCGGGCCTGGCAGCAGCAGGCCCGGACGGCTCCCGCATCGACGCCCGAGGTGAGCTGGGCCGAAGCGCCCACGGAGCCGCCCTTGCAACGCAGAGCACCGGAGACAGCCGGCGAAGTCGCCGCGACCGCGACCTGGCAGCGGTACTGCGCCGTCATCACCGACTACAAGCAGCGCCGCAACCGCCCCGACCTCGATGCGACCTCGCGGCTGTCGGCCGCGTTGAAGTACGGCGAGATCCATCCACTGACCATCCTCCGTGACCTCGCCGGTCAGACCACCCCCGGCGCGAAGGCCTATGTGCGGGAGCTCGCCTGGCGCGAGTTCTGCGCAGACCTGTTGTTGCGCTACCCCGACGCCGCGACCGAGCCCATCCGAACCGCCTTCACCGCGATGGCGTACGACGAACCAGGGGCGGCCTTCGACGCCTGGTGCGCGGGCCGGACCGGCTACCCGCTGGTGGATGCGGGCATGCGGCAACTACTGCACGAGGGCTACATGCACAACCGGGCCCGGATGACGACGGCTTCGTTCCTGGTCAAAGACCTGCACGTCCATTGGAAGCACGGCGCGCGCTGGTTCATGAACCAGTTGCGGGACGGCGACCTGGCGTCGAACAGTCTCAACTGGCAGTGGGTCGCCGGCTGCGGCGTCGACCCGGCCCCGTACTACCGGATCTTCAATCCGATCCTGCAGGGCAAGAAGTTCGACCCCGACGGGAGCTACGTACGCCGCTGGGTCCCCGAGCTGCGCGAGGTGCCCGCCCCGCAGATCCACGAACCGTGGCAACACCCCGCCGCCGGTGGCTATCCCGCCCCGATCGTCGACCACGCCACCGCGCGAGCCGAAGCACTGCGTCGCTACGAAGCCGTCAGGGAGCTCGGTCAGTGA
- a CDS encoding dihydrofolate reductase family protein translates to MAITAFQSVTLDGVMQGLGRPDEDTRGDFTHGGWGNGYQDEVSMQFASDGMAEGGALLFGRRTYDDLLGFWTTTPDPNPFTDVLVNTRKYVASRSKDTVLDHPNSVLLAGEAAETVMAVEQDTAEDLTIMGSGEVARALHKAGLIDRYVLQIHPIVLGSGTRLFGADDRTDLVLERSVTTTTGVVIAQYRATRSRRC, encoded by the coding sequence ATGGCGATCACCGCGTTCCAGAGCGTCACCCTCGACGGAGTCATGCAGGGCCTCGGCCGGCCGGACGAGGACACCCGCGGGGACTTCACGCACGGCGGATGGGGCAACGGCTACCAGGACGAGGTGTCGATGCAGTTCGCGAGTGACGGCATGGCCGAGGGTGGCGCCTTGCTGTTCGGGCGCCGGACCTACGACGATCTGCTCGGCTTCTGGACCACCACACCCGACCCCAACCCGTTCACCGACGTACTCGTCAACACCCGCAAGTACGTGGCGTCCCGGTCGAAGGACACCGTGCTCGACCATCCGAACTCGGTCCTGCTCGCGGGCGAGGCCGCCGAGACCGTGATGGCTGTCGAGCAGGACACCGCCGAAGATCTGACCATCATGGGGTCCGGCGAAGTGGCCCGTGCCCTGCACAAGGCAGGTCTCATCGACCGGTACGTCCTGCAGATCCATCCGATCGTGCTCGGATCGGGCACCCGCCTGTTCGGCGCGGACGACCGCACCGATCTGGTGCTCGAACGATCCGTGACCACCACGACCGGTGTCGTCATCGCCCAGTACCGCGCCACCCGATCGCGAAGGTGTTGA
- a CDS encoding MerR family transcriptional regulator yields MTSGGPPRSSGRRSLQEPVEHVGGIVVAGVRDPLQLRQIAGGGSPPGQQFARVLTALVEQVVQFAEIARYVGVSTKTIRVYHSKGLLAEPERDASGYRRLPQATTICCPTRWSFTSGNSASALTDTALRDLYLEYDRVLRGVELEVPPVLHRCPVDQGHSCSFRG; encoded by the coding sequence ATGACGTCCGGCGGTCCGCCCCGTTCCTCAGGTCGCCGGAGTCTCCAGGAGCCGGTCGAGCACGTCGGAGGCATCGTCGTAGCCGGCGTCCGAGATCCTCTGCAGCTCCGGCAGATCGCGGGCGGCGGCAGCCCGCCGGGTCAGCAGTTCGCCCGCGTGCTGACAGCCCTCGTCGAGCAGGTTGTTCAGTTCGCCGAGATCGCCCGGTACGTCGGCGTGTCGACGAAGACCATTCGCGTCTACCACAGCAAAGGGCTGCTGGCCGAGCCCGAACGCGACGCCTCCGGCTACCGCCGGTTGCCTCAGGCCACAACCATCTGCTGCCCGACGAGGTGGAGCTTCACCTCGGGCAACTCGGCGAGCGCGCTGACCGACACCGCTCTGCGGGACCTCTACCTCGAGTACGACCGGGTTCTCCGCGGTGTCGAGCTCGAGGTTCCACCGGTACTTCACCGCTGTCCAGTCGATCAAGGGCACTCCTGTTCGTTCAGAGGGTGA
- a CDS encoding SDR family oxidoreductase, which yields MSVVAITGASAGIGRAAARMFAERGYDVGLVARGGDGLDAAAAEVRMAGSRAYVVQADVGDAEALDRAAQQIEEELGPIDVWINDAMATVFGPFLELEPDEFRRVTEVTYLGVVNGTRAALRRMVPRDRGVIIQVGSALAYRGIPLQSAYCGAKHAAQGFTDSIRCELLHDESNVRLAEVQMPAVNTPQFRIQRSKLSHQAQPVPPIFQPELAAEAIWHAAHNRRRQIWVGFPTVYTILGNRLAAPLLDAFLGKTGYDSQQVDEPEVPDRPDNLYEPLPGDHGSHGAFDSVAKTTSRQLTLLLSPPVALIAESLDSLGARAGRLLARLTA from the coding sequence ATGAGTGTCGTGGCAATTACGGGAGCCAGTGCGGGGATCGGTCGTGCCGCCGCGCGGATGTTCGCCGAGCGAGGGTACGACGTGGGGCTGGTCGCGCGTGGGGGCGACGGCCTCGACGCCGCCGCTGCCGAGGTGCGGATGGCCGGGAGCCGGGCGTACGTCGTACAGGCTGATGTGGGGGACGCGGAGGCCCTCGACCGGGCCGCCCAGCAGATCGAGGAAGAGCTCGGCCCGATCGACGTGTGGATCAACGATGCGATGGCCACCGTCTTCGGGCCGTTCCTGGAGCTGGAGCCGGACGAGTTCCGCCGGGTCACCGAGGTGACGTACCTCGGCGTCGTCAACGGGACCCGGGCCGCGCTGCGGCGGATGGTTCCGCGGGACCGCGGCGTGATCATCCAGGTCGGATCGGCCCTGGCGTACCGCGGCATCCCGCTGCAGTCGGCGTACTGCGGGGCCAAACACGCGGCGCAGGGGTTCACCGACTCGATCCGCTGCGAGCTGCTCCACGACGAGAGCAACGTGCGGCTGGCCGAGGTGCAGATGCCGGCGGTGAACACCCCGCAGTTCCGCATCCAGCGCTCCAAGCTGAGCCACCAGGCGCAGCCGGTCCCGCCGATCTTTCAGCCCGAACTGGCCGCCGAGGCCATCTGGCACGCCGCGCACAACCGGCGCCGGCAGATCTGGGTCGGATTTCCGACGGTCTACACGATCCTGGGCAACCGCCTGGCCGCGCCGCTGCTGGATGCCTTCCTGGGCAAGACCGGTTACGACAGCCAGCAGGTGGACGAGCCGGAGGTACCCGACCGTCCCGACAACCTGTACGAGCCGCTGCCCGGGGACCACGGTTCGCACGGCGCCTTCGACTCGGTGGCGAAAACCACCAGCCGCCAGCTGACCCTGCTCCTGTCACCACCTGTCGCGCTCATCGCCGAGTCACTGGACAGTCTCGGCGCCCGCGCAGGCCGCCTTCTGGCCCGCCTGACCGCCTGA
- a CDS encoding spore photoproduct lyase family protein encodes MLKPVMDTAARTRRPKLWTPKHVLVTRSAAERPHTREVLARVEAAGVTDVTFLRSDRISGLSGGDERAVYARAKATLAVVVSPPSARKLQPIAPSADWRLDLARGCPAHCQYCYLAGSLGGPPITRVYADLDEILAGMDAYVGHGRVTSADAARAAEGTTFEASCYTDPLGIEPVTGSLAAAISHVGTHSFDGPVQLRVTTKFGAVDELLDLPHGGRTRIRASVNAEGVAGRFEGGTDPVSGRLTGLGALARAGYPVGLTIAPIMPVEGWHEQYTELLTAAADALPADADLTVECITHRFTPGSKEVLESWYPRTKLEMDPERRSRKFGKFGAVKYVYPATEMRELRAWFTDALAAQLPAARSLYWT; translated from the coding sequence GTGTTGAAACCAGTAATGGACACAGCAGCCCGTACCCGCCGTCCGAAGCTCTGGACCCCGAAACATGTCCTGGTCACACGCTCGGCCGCCGAGCGACCGCACACCCGCGAAGTGCTTGCCCGAGTCGAAGCAGCCGGGGTCACCGACGTCACGTTCTTGCGCTCGGACCGCATCAGCGGGCTCAGCGGCGGCGACGAGCGCGCGGTGTACGCCCGGGCGAAGGCCACGCTCGCCGTGGTGGTCAGTCCGCCGTCGGCGCGCAAGCTCCAGCCGATCGCTCCGAGCGCCGACTGGCGACTCGATCTGGCTCGCGGATGCCCCGCGCACTGCCAGTACTGCTACCTGGCCGGATCGCTGGGCGGCCCGCCGATCACCCGCGTGTACGCCGACCTCGACGAGATCCTGGCCGGCATGGATGCGTACGTCGGCCACGGCCGGGTCACCTCCGCCGACGCGGCACGCGCTGCTGAGGGTACGACGTTCGAAGCGTCCTGCTACACCGATCCGCTCGGCATCGAGCCCGTGACCGGAAGCCTCGCTGCGGCGATCTCTCATGTCGGCACGCACTCGTTCGACGGTCCCGTGCAACTGCGGGTCACCACCAAGTTCGGCGCGGTGGACGAGCTTCTGGACCTTCCCCACGGTGGCCGCACACGCATCCGCGCCTCGGTGAACGCCGAGGGCGTCGCAGGCCGCTTCGAGGGCGGCACCGATCCGGTCTCCGGCCGTCTCACCGGGTTGGGTGCGCTCGCCCGGGCCGGTTATCCGGTCGGACTGACGATCGCTCCGATCATGCCGGTGGAGGGTTGGCACGAGCAGTACACGGAGTTGCTCACGGCAGCCGCCGACGCGTTGCCGGCCGACGCCGACCTCACCGTCGAGTGCATCACGCATCGCTTCACGCCGGGCAGCAAGGAGGTGCTGGAGTCGTGGTACCCGCGGACGAAGCTGGAGATGGATCCCGAGCGCCGCAGCCGTAAGTTCGGCAAGTTCGGCGCGGTCAAGTACGTCTACCCGGCCACCGAGATGCGGGAGCTGCGTGCCTGGTTCACCGATGCCCTGGCCGCGCAGCTCCCGGCCGCCCGCTCTCTGTACTGGACGTAG
- a CDS encoding SDR family NAD(P)-dependent oxidoreductase, producing the protein MSENQPLALVTGASSGIGLELARQFAAHGHDLLIAAENDAIEAVAVELRTAGPAPVQVEAVQVDLATSDGVQRLYTALGARPLGVAALNAGVGLGGAFAENDLATELKLIDLNVKSTVHLAKLILPDLVARNEGRILITSSIAATMPGSFQAVYNASKSFLQSFAEALQNELSDSAVTVTSLMPGPTETNFFHRAGMDDTPVGRSSKDDPAEVAKQAYAAVMAGKDRVVAESIMTKAQELANKVLPDKVKAAVHRKMAEPDS; encoded by the coding sequence ATGAGCGAAAATCAGCCCCTCGCGCTGGTCACCGGCGCCTCCAGCGGCATCGGCCTCGAGCTCGCGAGGCAGTTCGCCGCCCACGGACACGATCTGCTCATCGCAGCAGAGAACGATGCGATCGAGGCTGTCGCGGTCGAACTGCGGACCGCCGGCCCGGCCCCCGTCCAGGTCGAAGCGGTGCAGGTCGACCTCGCCACCTCGGACGGCGTACAGCGCCTTTACACCGCCCTCGGTGCGCGGCCACTCGGCGTGGCCGCGCTCAACGCGGGGGTCGGGTTGGGTGGCGCGTTCGCGGAGAACGACCTGGCCACCGAGCTGAAGCTGATCGACCTCAACGTGAAGTCGACCGTCCATCTCGCGAAGCTGATCCTGCCGGACCTGGTGGCGCGGAACGAGGGCCGGATCCTGATCACCTCGTCGATCGCCGCCACGATGCCCGGCTCCTTCCAGGCCGTCTACAACGCGAGCAAGTCGTTTCTGCAGTCGTTCGCCGAAGCGCTGCAGAACGAACTGTCCGACTCCGCGGTCACCGTCACCTCACTGATGCCCGGCCCGACCGAGACCAACTTCTTCCACCGCGCGGGCATGGACGACACCCCGGTCGGCAGGTCCAGCAAGGACGATCCGGCCGAGGTCGCCAAACAGGCCTACGCGGCGGTGATGGCAGGCAAGGACCGGGTGGTCGCCGAGTCGATCATGACGAAGGCACAGGAACTGGCCAACAAGGTCCTTCCGGACAAGGTCAAGGCGGCCGTCCACCGCAAGATGGCCGAGCCGGACAGCTAG
- the sigK gene encoding ECF RNA polymerase sigma factor SigK, which yields MNEPGGLPWPTAARQSPQTPLDGDLMARVARGDTQAYGALFDLLSPRVHGLVRRVVRNPALSEEVTQEVMVEIWRTASRYDPSRGSVSAWALTMAHRRAVDRVRSEQAASDRDHVVGSRSAEIDFDQVTDAVVSRLEVEQVRRCLGSLTELQRESITLAYYQGYTYNEVATLLEAKVPTVKARMRDGLIRLRDCLGIAGSDDRE from the coding sequence TTGAACGAACCCGGTGGTCTGCCCTGGCCGACGGCTGCCCGCCAGAGTCCGCAGACACCGCTGGACGGCGACCTGATGGCCCGGGTCGCTCGCGGGGACACCCAGGCCTACGGGGCGCTGTTCGACCTGCTCTCGCCCCGGGTCCACGGCCTGGTACGCCGGGTGGTGCGCAATCCGGCGTTGTCGGAGGAGGTCACCCAGGAGGTGATGGTCGAGATCTGGCGGACCGCGAGCCGTTACGACCCGTCGCGGGGTTCGGTCAGTGCCTGGGCGCTGACGATGGCGCACCGGCGCGCCGTCGACCGGGTCCGCTCGGAACAAGCCGCCAGCGACCGCGACCACGTGGTCGGGAGCCGCTCCGCCGAGATCGACTTCGACCAGGTCACCGACGCGGTCGTCAGCCGGCTGGAGGTCGAGCAGGTCCGTCGCTGCCTCGGCTCACTGACGGAGCTGCAGCGCGAGTCGATCACGCTGGCGTACTACCAGGGATACACCTACAACGAGGTCGCCACGTTGCTCGAGGCAAAGGTGCCGACCGTCAAAGCCCGGATGCGCGACGGCCTGATCCGGCTGCGCGACTGTCTCGGCATCGCGGGGAGTGATGATCGTGAGTGA
- a CDS encoding anti-sigma factor, whose amino-acid sequence MIVSEEVHTLAGPYALDALAEDERILFEQHLPQCAVCTAEVAEFREAAARLSAEIAVAPPAGMREALMASITQVEQLPALPKPDESGAEPELSSRRQRFGRRSLLALAAALVIVAGAGGIAVDQYRKNAATQRANEQIAVVLGQSDARTFHGSLAGGGRTTVVASASRDSAVVVLSDLPALSSGKTYQLWLIDSAKTAHSVGLAGADASSRTRVLAGGVTGKVAFGVTVEPEGGSAQPTMPAAVIVPLTA is encoded by the coding sequence ATGATCGTGAGTGAAGAGGTCCACACGCTGGCCGGGCCGTACGCGCTGGACGCGCTGGCCGAGGACGAGCGGATCCTGTTCGAGCAGCATCTGCCGCAGTGCGCGGTCTGCACCGCCGAGGTCGCGGAGTTCCGCGAAGCAGCCGCCAGGCTGAGCGCCGAGATCGCGGTCGCGCCACCCGCGGGCATGAGAGAAGCGTTGATGGCGTCGATCACGCAGGTCGAGCAGTTGCCGGCCTTGCCGAAGCCCGATGAGAGTGGCGCTGAGCCCGAGTTGTCGAGTCGGCGCCAGAGGTTCGGACGGCGTTCGCTGCTCGCGCTCGCGGCCGCCCTGGTGATCGTCGCCGGTGCGGGCGGGATCGCCGTCGACCAGTACCGGAAGAACGCCGCGACGCAGCGCGCCAACGAACAGATCGCGGTCGTGCTCGGTCAGTCCGACGCGCGGACCTTCCACGGCTCCCTGGCCGGCGGCGGCCGGACCACCGTGGTCGCGTCGGCGAGCCGCGACTCGGCGGTCGTCGTACTGAGTGATCTTCCGGCCCTGTCGTCGGGCAAGACGTACCAGCTCTGGCTCATCGACAGCGCCAAGACCGCTCATTCGGTCGGCCTGGCGGGAGCCGATGCCTCGAGCCGGACCAGGGTGCTGGCCGGGGGCGTGACCGGCAAGGTCGCCTTCGGCGTCACCGTGGAGCCGGAGGGCGGTTCGGCCCAGCCGACGATGCCCGCCGCGGTGATCGTCCCGCTCACCGCCTGA